ATTTTCCAAACGAAAGATTGGAAGTTTGGAGTGGAGATTTGTGAAGACAGTTGGTCCGTCCAAAAACCTTCATCTTTCTATTCTCTACAAGGAATCGATGTATTGTTTTCCCCTGGTGCCTCCCATTTTGCCATCGGGAAACAAAAAATTCGAAGGCAAATCTTTACAGAATCCAGTAGAAATCAGTGCAACTTACAAGTGTTTACAAACCTTACTGGAAATGAATCAGGAAGGATCATCTTTGAAGGCGGAGCCATTTTTGCTTCTGCAGGAAATATTGTCAAAGAAGGCCCAAGACTTTCCTTTTCTCCTTTCCAAATAACTTCTTATGGTTTTGATCCAATCGAACTCCGTGCATCGAAAGCCAGGTCTTTTCGAAGTCCAAAACCAAAGGATGGGAGTCGAGAAATCCCTACAATCGAACTAAAACATTTCTTTGATGAAAAGAATCAAAGAACTCATGGATTTTCTCTATTAGACAAACGAAAAGAGATTCCTAAAATGGAAGATTTGTCCTCTATCCATCTTAGTGATTACGAAGAGTTTACAAAAGCGGTTTGTCTTGGACTTTACGATTATTTGCGAAAATCAAAAACAAAAGGATTCACCCTTTCTTTATCTGGAGGAGCTGACAGTGCCACTTGTGCCCTACTTGTCCATACAATGAAGGAAATCGCAAAACGAGAAAATAGTGATTCGATCTTTGGTTCTCTTGGTATAGATGAGAAACACCTTCTAGTAACAATATACCAAAAAACAGAAAACAATTCGAATCTTACCGAGGAAATCGCAAAAACCTTAAGCGAAGAACTTGGTTGTCGTTTTTATTCCATTACAATCGATTCTGCAGTATCTGCCTCAGTCCAATTAATTGAATCCGTACTTGGAAAAACTTTGAATTGGAAAGAACACGACTTACCTTTACAAAATATCCAAGCAAGGGTTCGTTCTCCTTTGGTTTGGTTACTTGCCAACCTGGAAGGGCATTTGTTAATCTCGACTGGAAATAGAAGTGAAGCAGCCGTTGGATATACAACCATGGATGGCGATTCTTCTGGATCAATCGCTCCACTAGCAGGCGTTAGTAAGGAATTTTTATTAGACTTTTTGGACGATATCCAAAATGGGAACAATCGTTTTATCTCACCAAAAGAATCCATTCGAGTTTTACGAAATACAAAACCAACTGCTGAACTAAAACCACTCTCAGAAAACCAAGAAGATGAGAAAGACTTAATGCCTTATCCCATCTTACAATCGATTGAAGAGAAACTAGTGTACCAAAGCATAAAGGAAGAAAATTGTTTTGAATTGTTAAAACAAGAATTCCCATGGGAATCAGCAGAGACCCTCTTGGGTTATATCAAAAAATTTAAAAAATTATTTATGACTTCGCAATGGAAACGAGAGAGGCTCCCTCCCTCATTCCATTTGGATGTGTATGGCCTAGATCCAAAATCCAGTTACCGATATCCCATCCTCTCTGGCGAAATTTAATTTGGAGGAGGAAGGCCTGCTTTTTCAAAAGCGCCAGCTGCTTCTTTTTCCACCTGTTCGTTTTGGTATTGAATGTTTTTCAAAATTTCTTGGAATTTTTTATCCATCTCTGGATCATCTCCGCCTTGAGATTCAATCAGGTAGTTAATGATTTCCAATCGATCTTTTCCTTGTTTTCGAACATGGTTATAATACAAGGCAACATCCGTTGCATTTGCATTTCCGCCAAATACGGAGTTTGTGGCTCGTGATAGTTTTTGATTAAATTCAGCTGCCTTTTTTTTCTCTTCGGCGGTGGTTCGTTTCGGAATCAAATCATTATCAGGAAATTGTTCTCGCAGCTCTTCAAAAGCCTGCATGGCCTCGGGAGGATATGGTTTTCCAGTTTGCGGATTGATGGGAACTTCGCCCGATTCTGAGCCTGCAAGATTGCCATCTTCTTCATAACGCATCCCACCAGCATTGTAATAGTCGGAATCGAAGATGGAACCTGCATCTTCCCCACGTACCCCCAAACGATTGGTTCCTTTCGGGTTGCTGCTTCCACCTCCAAATAGGGCAAGGGCTTGAGACCCTCTTTCTTTTTTACGGCGAGCCTCTTCTTCATCCTCTCCACCCATTACAAGTAAGATGAGAAAAAAAAGCCCAATCAGTGCGATAGAGACAAAGAGTAATTTTTTTTGGATTCCCATAGATTGAATTCCTGAAAACTTGGAAGGGAAACGAGAAATAGAATGCGTTTTCCCTCTTTACATCCAATTTACTTAATCTGCATATCTTTTCTCTCTTTTTTTCACTGCGGGATCAATACAGATACACCCGTGGCACCCTTTGTTTTTTTGGTTCCGCCCAATGTGCCACAGATTCTTTCGGTTGTGGCGGTCAATAGCAACATTACCAACGATTACCAAACCGATTTTTTCAATTACAATGCTGACCCAAGACCTGAATTTATTTTACGTTATTTTGTCACCAACAGAGAACCCCAGTTTCAGGGGTACAATCTCTATGTGACCACAGCTTTCCCTGGAATCATCCAAACCATCCAAGGAGAGTGGTTAGAAGATGGGGTTCAACCCAGTTTTCCCCACCTCCCTTATGAAGCCTCAACTTCCTCCAATAAAGTTGTAACCAAACGAATTCGGTTTGCGGTTCCTCCTCCTGGGGCAGAATTCTTTCAAAAATGCCAAATTTACAATTTTACGATGCGGTCTATGCTCACAGGTGGACTGATCTCCAACCCTTCCACGGCAGTGAGTACCTGTGCCATCCCCAACCGGGTAAATGACATCCAAACACTTTGTGCCACAGGGGCTGGTTGTAATACATCTACTTGCGCCAATCCGGCTTGCGGCACACCCAGTGCCTGTGCTCTAGGAACTGCCTGTAATCCTTGCACCAAAGGAAATAACGATCTCGGTTGCACATGCCCTGCGGGCCAATCACCTCCAGGATGCCAATACGTTGGCCCATAAACGGGAAACAGGTTCTCTTTATGTCGTGGCAACTCCTATCGGAAACTTGGGAGACATCACACTACGTGCCTTAGAAATCTTTAAAGAGGTGGACCTAGTCCTTTGCGAATCGGCAAAAGAAACTCGTTCTCTATTTTCCAAATTAGAAATCACGACTCCGGTACTTGCCCTTTATAAAGACAGTTCGGAAACGCCATTTGCCAATGTCTTAGACCAACTAAAGGCAGGGAAATCGATGGCCTTGGTATCCGATGCAGGAACCCCGGGGGTTTCGGATCCCGGTAGCCAGATGGTCCGCATCGCCCGGGAAAAGGGAATTCGGATCGTCCCGGTTCCAGGTGCTTCCGCTCTCACGGCTCTTTTGTCTGTTTCTGGATTTCAGGTCAATCCCACATATTTTTTGGGTTTCCTGTCTGAAAAACCGAGTAAAAAACGCCGAGAATTAGAAAGAGCCTCTGAGATCGATGGACTTGTTGTTTTTTATGAATCTGTCCACAAACTTCCGAGACTCTACCCAATGCTCGAAGAGCTCTTTCCGGAAACGGAAGTGCTTGTGGGAAGGGAGTTGACAAAGACCTTTGAAGAGGTACTTTACTATGCAAATCCTAGGGAATTGGCAAAAGATCCGCCAAATGCCAAGGGAGAGTTTGTTTTTCTCTTAAACCATCGAAAAAAAACACTTAAGGGAAATTCAGATTCCTCCGATATGTGATGTAGGAAGAGGACTAAATATATGAACGTCGACAAAGTAGGACGAGTTGGTGGTTACGGGTACGAACCAAAAAAAACTCAAGGCCCAAAAGAAACCGAAACGCAAGCACCTGTAGATACAATTTCGATCTCTGATGCTGCCAAAAAAATTGCATCGGAAGCAAAATTACAAGCTGAAGTTAAACAAATCGCAAAACAAATCGTACAGGCTCCTCCAGAAGAAGATCGTACGGAAAAAATCAAAGCGATCAAAGAACGATTGAAAAACGGTGACTATGACAATCTCTCCACAGAGATGTTGGACAAAATCTCCGACCAAATCGCGTCAACTTTCCTCGGACAACAGTAAAAAGGACGGGAGGTGAGGGATCCTTTTTTATTGTCCTCTCCGAGGATTTCTCTAACTCCGCCGAATCATAATTAGGGGATCGTATGCCAGTTCTCCCCGAATGGATCAATTTTCAATTCCCACCCAAAATTCACTTCGAAATCGATTGTGGATATAAACTTGGATCATTTGTTAAAAACATTGGTTCTCGTGTTGTTCTCATCACGACACAAAAAGAATTAGAGAACGCAGAAGAACTTTCTATCAT
This genomic stretch from Leptospira meyeri harbors:
- a CDS encoding flagellar biosynthesis anti-sigma factor FlgM, which codes for MNVDKVGRVGGYGYEPKKTQGPKETETQAPVDTISISDAAKKIASEAKLQAEVKQIAKQIVQAPPEEDRTEKIKAIKERLKNGDYDNLSTEMLDKISDQIASTFLGQQ
- a CDS encoding LIC11073 family putative lipoprotein, whose amino-acid sequence is MRFPSLHPIYLICISFLSFFHCGINTDTPVAPFVFLVPPNVPQILSVVAVNSNITNDYQTDFFNYNADPRPEFILRYFVTNREPQFQGYNLYVTTAFPGIIQTIQGEWLEDGVQPSFPHLPYEASTSSNKVVTKRIRFAVPPPGAEFFQKCQIYNFTMRSMLTGGLISNPSTAVSTCAIPNRVNDIQTLCATGAGCNTSTCANPACGTPSACALGTACNPCTKGNNDLGCTCPAGQSPPGCQYVGP
- the nadE gene encoding NAD(+) synthase, which translates into the protein MPKIKIAAVTLNTTPLDFLGNYESIKKAIENPEATDADCILFPELCISGYGCEDAFYKPFVWNRSEEIIEKLKAVSKTQIILVGLPVFVGSFLYNCMAVLFGGKVIAVIPKLNLANTGVHYERRWFHSESEFLNKTINFAGDEVPFGHFIFQTKDWKFGVEICEDSWSVQKPSSFYSLQGIDVLFSPGASHFAIGKQKIRRQIFTESSRNQCNLQVFTNLTGNESGRIIFEGGAIFASAGNIVKEGPRLSFSPFQITSYGFDPIELRASKARSFRSPKPKDGSREIPTIELKHFFDEKNQRTHGFSLLDKRKEIPKMEDLSSIHLSDYEEFTKAVCLGLYDYLRKSKTKGFTLSLSGGADSATCALLVHTMKEIAKRENSDSIFGSLGIDEKHLLVTIYQKTENNSNLTEEIAKTLSEELGCRFYSITIDSAVSASVQLIESVLGKTLNWKEHDLPLQNIQARVRSPLVWLLANLEGHLLISTGNRSEAAVGYTTMDGDSSGSIAPLAGVSKEFLLDFLDDIQNGNNRFISPKESIRVLRNTKPTAELKPLSENQEDEKDLMPYPILQSIEEKLVYQSIKEENCFELLKQEFPWESAETLLGYIKKFKKLFMTSQWKRERLPPSFHLDVYGLDPKSSYRYPILSGEI
- a CDS encoding LIC_20245 family lipoprotein, whose protein sequence is MGIQKKLLFVSIALIGLFFLILLVMGGEDEEEARRKKERGSQALALFGGGSSNPKGTNRLGVRGEDAGSIFDSDYYNAGGMRYEEDGNLAGSESGEVPINPQTGKPYPPEAMQAFEELREQFPDNDLIPKRTTAEEKKKAAEFNQKLSRATNSVFGGNANATDVALYYNHVRKQGKDRLEIINYLIESQGGDDPEMDKKFQEILKNIQYQNEQVEKEAAGAFEKAGLPPPN
- the rsmI gene encoding 16S rRNA (cytidine(1402)-2'-O)-methyltransferase; the protein is MAHKRETGSLYVVATPIGNLGDITLRALEIFKEVDLVLCESAKETRSLFSKLEITTPVLALYKDSSETPFANVLDQLKAGKSMALVSDAGTPGVSDPGSQMVRIAREKGIRIVPVPGASALTALLSVSGFQVNPTYFLGFLSEKPSKKRRELERASEIDGLVVFYESVHKLPRLYPMLEELFPETEVLVGRELTKTFEEVLYYANPRELAKDPPNAKGEFVFLLNHRKKTLKGNSDSSDM